AACAGGAAGCCTGGAGATGCTGAACCCTTCAGCCCACCTTCTGATGCTGGACTTCCAGGGGAGCTGGGTGGAATCCGTGGGACTTTCCTGGATCCTGGCACACCCACACATCCCCTGCACAGCCCCCATGGGGTCCACCCCTCCAAAGTAGCCAGACCAACCTGCATTCACCCTGCTGCCGGCTGCCCACACTCTGACTGTCTATGGTATTAATCATATAATACGAtgaaatatacagatgacatattatagaatgtatacctgaaacctatgtaattttttaaCTAATGTCagctcaataaattcaataaaaagtaaaaaaataaaacctaatagATCTAGAAATAATGGGTGGCTGAGGGAGACTTTTTTCTGGCCTCCACCTGTCCACTCAGCTGGGACTCCCACATCAGAATATAGTATCTGCCAGGGACCAGGTAGGCGTTTGGGAGCTGAGGAAATCCCCAGGTTATCTTGATCTTCCCCAGGAAGGCACAGGCCTGGATCTAAGTTGATCTAAGTTGATCTAGGAGCTAGCTGTGCCCTGCAGCAGCATAGACAGACTTTTTAGACAGAGCTTAGGATGAGCTCAGCAATACATGACCTTCCCTGTCCAGCGTGCTGTTCCAGATCACAACCTGCACAGTGGCACAGTGACAGGGCTGATCCTTATATGCAGCAGGCCACAGGCAGATGGGAGTCTCAGGAAAGAGCAGCCCTGGCAGATGTCAAGTGTCCAAGACTTGGTTCTTAGGTGAGGAAGGACTAACAACCCCCGGCCCCCTGACTGTTCCCACAGGAATGCGACACTCCCTATTCCCACTTTCTGGGATAGGCCTCTCTGAATCCCCCAGAAAGCACTTCCACTACCACCAAGGATGGCTCAGAAGTGCTGACAAGAATCCCGCAACTTAGGAGATGAGGAAGCAGGGAAGCATAGTGACTGGGTGTCAGTAACCACTAGGCAGGTTGACAATGTCCTCAACCCTGGAGAGGTCAGAACCAGGCTGGTGTCTGGTGACCCCAAATCCTGGAGGCCCCATGGAGAGAAATGATGTGAAAACCAAGGTTTAATAACCAGAGCTGGCCAACATCTCCTCCAAGGGAGTGtccagccccttcccctttcGCTACTTTTGGCAACAGTAAGAATAGCCTGCCTCTAAATATCAGTCACCCTTCTTAGATTTTCTCTCAGGAATGCCTCTATATCACCTTTCTAGAACCCATGGCAGCTAGTGGCCATTCAACAGACCCAGTTCACATACCTCCCAAAGGGCCTTCCAGCTAGCTGAGACTTCCACTAACATAGGTTTACCTGTGTTCTGCTTCCCCCAATACGTGCCTCCAAGTACAGACCACATTACGTCCCTTCTCAAAGATCTTCCCGCTTCATATCACCCAGAGAAAAATATCCAAACACTGGAGCCCGACGTACACAGCCAGGCATGGTATTACACACTGCATCAGCCTTTACATAGTAAAGtctcctgagcacctactgtgtactaGTCACTATTCTAGGTGCTGACAGGGCCCCAAAGTCATGTTGCTAAAGCACAGAGAAGCCCCTGATTCTGCTCCTGCTCAGCCTGTTAGTGCCTGCTCTCTCCACAACACTGCTCACCAGGCTCCAATACCCCCTACCAATAGCACTGGTTATGCCAGGTACTGCTGTAGGGGCACGCTCACAGGTGCTCACAAAGGCACTGGGGCATGAACAGGAGGCCTTGGTCGAGGTCCCCTGGGTGTCACTGCCATGCCCTACACTCTCTTGCAGGGCCGGTGGGCACTCACTTGTTGAAAAGGTTGAGGCCAATGCGATAATGCCTCTTGCGGATGATGTCATTGCTGAAGGCAGGTGAGTCCCAGCTGTTGCGGGTCTCCTTGTGATAGGTCTGTTTGCTGAGTGTCTGCTCCCGTAGGCTGTCACGGGATGATGACTCAGAGCTGCAGTTGATGGTGTCATTGGAGTTGGAAGTGCTATTGATGCTGTCGTTGTCCCCATCTGAGTAGTCTGACTCAGATTTGCTCTGCCTGTTGGCTGAGCCATTGATGGCCAAGTGGCCATCAAGGGGCCTGGAAGGCTGAGGCCGCAACTCTGGCTCCTCCCGGGGCAGGCCCTTAGGGGGGCCACTTTGGGGGCCATGCTTGGGGCTGCCCTGCTGTCCACCAAGACTGCGCTCATAGGTGCTCTGCCTCTTGAGCGAGCCACGGTCTGAGCGGTCGCTGAGGTCCACAGAGCTATCACTGGGAGGCTCGATGGTGAGCAGCGGGAGGTGCTCCACCCGCAgccgctgctcctgctgctcaaGAGATGGTGTGCTCTGGCAGCTAGTGTCTGTGTCCCCCTTGTCGTCCTTGTGAGCCAGGGCCCAGTAGTCCTGAGTGGCACCTCCAGCCCTTATTTGCAGGTCTAATTCAGCATTGGATGGCCGGTGCCCTGCctgagagaggggcaggggtggtgacAGTTCCTCCTCATCGATGTACAGGGTGACATCACTATATGAGGCTGTCATCTCATCCAGTTTGTGGCGGTCCATGGTTTGCAGGGCTGTCTGGGGGTCCGTGTCCTGGGCTCGCCCTGTGTTGGTGACTGACGCCTCTTCAGCATGAAGGCTGCGGCAGTTGAGGGCATCATCGATGGACTCGGCCAGAGATTTTACCTGCCGGGAGAAGGCATCCTCCAGCTCAGTGATGGCATCTGCGAAGTCACTAGATGGGGCTGAAGACTTGAGGGAAGGCGGCTCAACAAACTCACTGCACTCAGATGGCACCAGGGTCCCCAACTGAGAGCCATCACCGGTCACTGAGACCTGTTTCCCTTCAAAGTAAGAGCTGTGCATCTTCTCAGGCCCCTCAAAGGAGAACTGCATTCTCATGTTGGACAGCACAATCCGGCGGGACATGCGGTTCTCTGACATGGAGCTACGCAGGCGCTCAAAGTTCTTGTTCATCTGGTACTGGCGGAAGGCTGTCTGGATGGTGCGGGCTGCATGGCGGGTCACGAGGCGTCCCCCATACTTCCGTTCTAGCATCTCCAcctggaagggaaaggaagggagaatgaaGATATTCCTGAGTGCTGGAGCAGCACAATACCTACCAGCAGTCATTCTTGCTCCCCAGCCCAATAGCAGCACCATCTGGGATGGCTTCAGCACATTCCGAAGCTGCTTAAAACAACCACTGGGGAATGCTTATATGCAAAATCTGGGTTCCAGGTAACATAAGATGGAGAAACACCATGTTAAATGAAAGCAAGTGTGTTCCCTACAGGACTTCTCAGAACCTTTAAAAAGTGATGCTGTTCCAAACTTTGGCCATAGAAGCCGTGGTCCTCATGCATCTTAGAGTATGCAGTTCAACACAATTTTGGAGATATTGGAAAAAGTGAaggcagcacccccaccccaagagATGAGGAACTGATCATGTACAGGTTAAGAGACCTGCCAAAGATCTCAGCAAGATCCTGGGTGCTGAGCATCAGCTGCAGACTTCCAGGTTTGTTTTGTCTCTATGGCACCAACTGCATTCTTGCTGGCCAAGGGAGTCACTAAATTTTAGGGAGGTCTGAAAGAATCACCAAACTGAGGAGCAGGCTTCAAGGCCAGATGCCTTGGTTTTAACTCCAGCCCTGCTCAGAGACTATGCTGGTCTGGTCACTCAGCACATGCCAAGCTCAGAGACAACTGGGGCTGCAAGACCCTCCAGTGTATTCCTGGAAGGTGTTGACAGATTATGGGGTTCCCAAGTCCCCTCActgtacaaatgagaaaactgaggcccagagaagagacCTAACACCCAGAGTCAGGAGCCAACTCTCACTCTCTAACACAGGTCCTGATAGCCCTTCTCCTTGTGTTTGGAGATGGGGCAAGGCTGCAGGCAGGCAAGAAGGAGTGGAACTCCCCAATGTGACACATGGGTTTCCTGAAGTCCTAAGGCCCACGTCAGCCCTCTTGTGAGCAAGGACAGCCCTGAAGGCTGCTCCTCATACCTCGATCCTgagttaaaaacaaatagatgCTTGGAGCTGGGGCCTGCTTGGTGGGAATCCAAGAGAAGAAATTGTCTTCTCTCAGGTGGCCAGGCAAAATGGGCAGCTGATGTGGGGCCAAGAGATCTCTCAGATCCTTGGGAGCAAGTCACACTGCTTGGGGAGGCAAAGCACTCAACCCTGTTCATGTATGTCCCACCTGCCTACTCCATGCTGGGCATCACGCCAAAGTTGGCAGC
The sequence above is a segment of the Phyllostomus discolor isolate MPI-MPIP mPhyDis1 chromosome 2, mPhyDis1.pri.v3, whole genome shotgun sequence genome. Coding sequences within it:
- the IQSEC1 gene encoding IQ motif and SEC7 domain-containing protein 1 isoform X14, whose product is MLERKYGGRLVTRHAARTIQTAFRQYQMNKNFERLRSSMSENRMSRRIVLSNMRMQFSFEGPEKMHSSYFEGKQVSVTGDGSQLGTLVPSECSEFVEPPSLKSSAPSSDFADAITELEDAFSRQVKSLAESIDDALNCRSLHAEEASVTNTGRAQDTDPQTALQTMDRHKLDEMTASYSDVTLYIDEEELSPPLPLSQAGHRPSNAELDLQIRAGGATQDYWALAHKDDKGDTDTSCQSTPSLEQQEQRLRVEHLPLLTIEPPSDSSVDLSDRSDRGSLKRQSTYERSLGGQQGSPKHGPQSGPPKGLPREEPELRPQPSRPLDGHLAINGSANRQSKSESDYSDGDNDSINSTSNSNDTINCSSESSSRDSLREQTLSKQTYHKETRNSWDSPAFSNDIIRKRHYRIGLNLFNKKPEKGIQYLIERGFVPDTPVGVAHFLLQRKGLSRQMIGEFLGNRQKQFNRDVLDCVVDEMDFSAMELDEALRKFQAHIRVQGEAQKVERLIEAFSQRYCICNPGVVRQFRNPDTIFILAFAIILLNTDMYSPNVKPERKMKLEDFVKNLRGVDDGEDIPREMLIGIYERIRKRELKTNEDHVSQVQKVEKLIVGKKPIGSLHHGLGCVLSLPHRRLVCYCRLFEVPDPNKPQKLGLHQREIFLFNDLLVVTKIFQKKKNSVTYNFRQSFSLYGMQVLLFENQYYPNGIRLTSAVPGADIKVLINFNAPNPQDRKKFSDDLRESIAEVQEMEKHRIESELEKQKGVVRPSMSQCSSLKKESGNGTLNRACLDDSYASSEGLKRSALSSSLRDLSEAGVHH